The stretch of DNA TCGACGTTTACGTGATGAGCGACCGCGCGGGCATCTACGTGCTGGGGACGGCCGAGCCGACGGCCTTCGGCCACCTGGTGACCATCGCCGAGCTGATCACGCTGGTGTTCGCGGCGTTTGTGCTGATGGCCGGCGGCGGAGTGGCGGCGAACTTCATCCTGGCGCGCGCGCCGGCGACCGGCCGCGCGCTGCTGGCCGAGGTGCGGGCGAGCTTCTACCGCAAGCTGTTCCTCGCCTTCGTGCTGTCGGCGGTGGTCCCGGTGCTGGCGCTCGCCCTGGTGTCGCGTGCCTACATCGCGTCCCTGATATTGGCCGACATCGAGAGCGAAGCGACGCGCCTCGCCACCGTCGCCAGCCGCGTCGTCGAAGACATGGGCACGCTGCAAATCGGCCAGGCGGCGGTGGACGACAACATCATCGTGTGGCTGAGCCGCGTGATCGCGCAGGACGTGAACATCTTCGAGGGCCCCAACCTGCTGGCGTCGAGCGAGCGCAACCTGTTTTCGTCGGGCCTGCTGCCCACCCGCACGCCCGGCGAAGTGTTCCGGGCCATCCTGCTGGATGGCCAGCCGTCGTACGTCGGGCGCGAGGTGGCCGGCGACCTCGAGTACCTGACCGCCGCCACGCCGGTGCGCCTCCAGGGCGGGCGCCAGGCGGTGCTCACCGTGCCGCTGACCTCGCGCCAGCAGGAAACGCAGGCGCAGATCGAAGAGCTCGATCGCCGCGTGTTGCTGGCGGCGCTGCTGTTCATCATGGTCGGCGCCGGCATCGGCTACTACATGGCCGAACGGATCGCCGATCCGGTGAACCGGCTGATGCGCGCGACCCGCCGCATCGCGCGCGGCGACCTCGACGCGCGGGTGCTGGCCACCTCGTCTGACGAGCTGCGGCGCCTGGTCGAAGCCTTCAACCAGATGGCCGCGGACCTGCAGCGGCAGCGGCAGGAACTCGAGCGTACCAATCGCCTCGCGGCGTGGGCCGACATGGCGCGCCAGGTGGCGCACGACATCAAGAACCCGCTGACGCCGATCCAGCTGAATGCCGAGCACCTGCGCCGGGTGCACATCGATCAAGGCCGTCCCCTCGGCGGCGTGATCGACGAATGCGTGAGCAACATCCTCGGCCAGGTGCGCCTGTTGCGGCAGATCTCATCGGAGTTCTCGAGCTTCGCCTCGTCGCCCGAACCGCGGCCGGTCGACACCAGCCTGTTCGAGCTGGTGGCTGAGATCATCGACCCCTATCGGTCGGGACTCGCCGGCCGCGTCGTCATCGACACGCACGTGCCAACCGGCCTGCCCCTGCTCCGCGTCGACCGGATGCTGGTGGGCCGGGCGCTGACCAACGTGCTCGAGAATGCGCTGCACGCGATGCCGGGCGGCGGCACGCTGACCATCGATGCCGCGCTGGCGCCGGGAGGCATGGTGCAACTGCGCGTGACCGACACCGGCATCGGCATGGATGCCGAGGCGATGGCCAAGATCTTCGAGCCGTATTTTTCGACGAAGGCGATTGGGACCGGGCTGGGGATGACGATCGCGAAGCGGAACACCGAGGCGACCGGCGGGTCGATTCAGGTGGCGTCGGAGCGAGGCCGCGGGACCACCGTGACCATGACGCTGCCGCTGGCCTAGCTGGCGTCTTCGTGGCGGGCCGCATCCGGCGAGCCCTGTTCGGTGGCCGGCTCGCTCCGCCTCTTCCCCATCAGCGTCCCGACGAATCCCGAAATGAAATAGGAATACGCCAGCACGATCAGCACTTCGTGCGGATAGGTGACCAGCAGCGCGATGCCCGCGGCCACCAGCAGCAGCAAACGGTAACCGCCGCGCATGCCGAGGTCGAAGGTCTTGAAGCTCTGGAAGCGGATGGAACTCACCATCAGGATCGCCGGCACCAGCAGCATCACCAGGCCGAGCCAGGCTTGGGGCTTCGCGGCCAGGGCCTCCGGAAAATAGAAGACGGTGGCCGCTACCAGCCCGGCCGCGGCCGGGCTGGGCAGGCCGATGAAGTAGCGCTTGTCGGTGTTGGTCTGGATGTTGAACCGCGCCAGCCGCAGCGCCGCCGCGGTCAGGTAGACGAAGCCGACCGCCCACCCCATGCGGCCGAGCGGCTGCAGCCCCCACTGAAACGCGAGCACCGCCGGCGCCATGCCGAACGAGATGAGGTCGGCCAGCGAATCGAGCTGCACGCCGAACTCGCTGGTGGTGCCAGTCATGCGGGCAATGCGGCCGTCGAGCATGTCGAGCACGACCGCCACGCCGATGAACGGCGCCGCGGTGATGAACTCGCCGCGCATGGCATGGACGACGCAGGCCCAGCCGCAAAACAGGTTGGCCAGCGTGAACAGGCTCGGCAGCAACGACACACCGCGCCGGATGCCACGGCGGTCGTGGCTGCGGTTGAAGGCGTGCAGACGTAGGGGCGAACCGTGCCGCGATTCCACTTTACGACTCCAGCGTTGCGAGCGTTGTCTCACCGGCGACGACCTTGTCGCCAACCTTCACGCGAACCTTCGCGGAAAGCGGCAGAAACAAATCCATGCGCGATCCGAACTTCATGACCCCAAACCGCTGTCCCCGTTCGACGCGGTCGCCGACCTGCAGCCGGCACACAATCCGGCGCGCCAGCACGCCGACGATCTGGCGGGCGACAATCGGGCCGCCCGGGCGGTCGAACCAGACTTCGGTCCACTCGTTGAGCTGCCCCGCCTCCTTGCGGTAGGCGGGCAGGAACTGGCCCGGATGATACTCCACGCGGGTCACGGTGCCGTCAACCGGCGTGCGGTTCACATGCACGTCGAGGGGCGACAGGAACATGCTGATGGTCTGCCACTCCCCGGGCGGTGCGCCCGGACCGGCCGGGTCGCCGGCGACCATGATGCGGGCGTCGGCGGGCGACACCACGAGGTTGGCGCCAACCGGCGTCGCGCGGTCGGGATCGCGAAAGAAGAAGACGAAGAACGCGGCGAGGACGAGGAACGGAATTGACCACGCGCGCCCAAACCAAAGTCCGGCGCCAAGCGCCAGCACCACGGCCGCGCCAATAAAGGGCAGGCCGGCCCGATCGATAAACATCCCTTTGATAATAAGACGCCGGGCGTGGTTTCCCGGAAAATATCGAGCACCTCGGTCAGGTGCTCTCGGGAAACGACGCCCGGCGGGGCCCCTAGGCTGGCAGGGGGGACGCGCTCGTGCTGCTGCTGCGGTGCTCCCGCAACATCGTTTCCATCCGGTCTTTGATGTGGAGTTTGCGCTTCTTGAGGCTGACTTCTTCGACTTGCTCTTCGTCTGACAGGTAATGCTTGGCCTCGAGTTCGTGCAGGCGATTCTCGAGTGTGTGGTGCGTGGTGGCCAATTCGCGGAACTCCTCGTTGGTCTCGAGGAGCCGGTACTTTAAGTCCTCAGCCATCTCTCCGCCTCCCTTCCGGGGTCGGTGCGGGAACGCTTGCCGCCCCTATATCCGGACTCTACCACCACGGTTTTGCGAATTAAAGCGGCAAGATTTATCGCGACGGGTTCCGCACCAGCACCAGGGCGTCTTCCACCGGCTGGGTGTAGTAGTTGCGCCGCACTCCGGCCTCGGTAAACCCGGCCCTGGCGTACAGGCGCAGCGCGGCCGCATTCGACCGCCGCACCTCGAGGGTGGCGCTTTCGGCGCCCATTCGGGCAGATTCGGCCATCACATCCGCCAGCAGGCGGCTGCCCAACCCTTGTCCGCGCAATTCCGGGAGGACGGCCAGGTTGTTGATGTGGATTTGCTCGGCCACCCGCCAGAAGGCGCAGAAGGCCGCGACCGGGCAGTCCGGCGTGCGGAGCACGAAGATGTAGCAGACCTCGGGGCGCTTCAACTCGGCCTCGTACCACTCGCGGGTCGTCGGGTTGTTGAACGAGGCGTCCTCGATCGCCAGCACGCCGTCGAGGTCGGCGGGGCTCGACAGCCGCTCCACGATCACGGGTGTTCCCGCCGTTCGCGTTCAATCTCGACGTCAGGCCGGCGAACGTAGATGGGCGCCAGCTGATGCGGCAGGCCGCCCTCGCCCCGGGCCGCGCGCGCCAGGGCCAGGCGCCCGATGGCGGGCGCCAGCGCCGGCGGCGTCCGCAGGGTCCAGTGCCCGCCTCCGGCTGCGGTGATCACGCCGGCGTCGCGCGCCACGGCATCGCCGATGAAGACCACCGGCCTGCCCGCGATGTGCGCGCGCCACGCCTCGAGAACGCTGGTGGGGTGGGCGGCGAGGGGCGGCGCCAGGGTCCGCCCGGCCGACACGTCGAGCAGCGTCGCGAACACATCGCCGCGCTGGGCATCCATCCAGGGCGCCACCAGGCTGATGCCGTCGGTGGCGGCCTCGGCGGCGAGCGCATCCAGGGCCGAGACGCCAATCACCGGCCGGCCAAGGGTCATGGCCAGGCCTTGCATCGTCGCCAGGCCGATGCGCAGCCCGGTGAACGCCCCGGGTCCGGTGGCCACCGCCAGCAGGCCGAGGTCGCGTCGCTGCAGGCCGGCCAGCGCGAGCGCCGCCTCCATCTCGCCCGGCAGCCGCTCGCTGTGCGAGCGCGCGGCATCCCCCGGCACGAGGGCCAGGAGCTGATCGTCGCGCAGCACGGCGACACTGCCGCCGCGAGTCGTGGTGTCGAGGGCGAGAATGACCATGGTCGGGAACCCAGCCATCGTATACTCGACCACACGCCTTTTCGAATCGCACCGTGTCCCAAACCCCATCCCCTGGCTCTTCGGTGAGCCCGTCGGGCGCGCAGCTGACGCCGGCCATGCGCCAGTATTTCGAGGCCAAGCGCCAGTACCGCCACGCCCTGGTCTTTTTCCGGATGGGCGACTTCTACGAGATGTTCTACGAAGACGCGCTGGTGGCGTCGCGGGCGCTCGACCTGACGCTGACCTCGCGCTCGAAAGACTCGACCGGCACGCCCGTGCCCATGTGCGGCCTGCCCTACCACGCGGCGGATGGGTATATCGCCCGCCTGGTGAAGAAGGGCTACAGCGTCGCCATCTGCGAGCAGATCGAGGACCCCAAGAAGGCCAAGGGCCTCGTCAAGCGCGACGTGGTGCGGGTGGTGTCGCCCGGGACCCTGACCGATGCGGCCTATCTCGACGCGCGCGAGCCGGCGTTCCTGATGGCCGTGGTCGCGACCGCCGACTTCACCAAGGCCTCGTCGGACAAAGCCGGCGCCGGCGGGCGGCCCGCCGAGTACGGCGTGGCGCTCGTGGACCTCTCCACCGGCGAGTTCGACGTCGCCGAGTACTCGGGCGTCGAAGGCCTGGCCTCGCTGCGCGCCGAAGTCGCCGTGTTGCGCCCGCGCGAGATCGTGGTGGCATCGGGCCACGACGTGCGCGCCCTCTTGCCGGAGGTCGCGCAGCAGGCGGTGCCGGTCACCGAGATCGACGGCTGGCATTTCGAGCTGGAATCCGCCCGCCAGACGCTGCTCGATCAACTGCGGGTCAGCGGCCTCGAAGGCTTTGGCCTCGAGCGGCGGCCGACGGCCGTTTGTGCCGCCGGCGCCTTGGTGCGGTACCTGCGCGACACGCAGAAGGCCGACCTCGCCCACGTGCGCACCATCCGCCTCCGGCAGGCGGCGGACGGCCTGCTGATCGACCCCACCACGCTCAAGCACCTCGAGGTGGTGGAATCGATGGAGGGCGGCCGTGCCGGCACGCTGCTCGACGAGATCGATCGCACCGTCACGCCGATGGGTGGCCGGCTGATGCGGGCCTGGCTGCTCCGCCCGCTGACCGCGCTCGAGCCGATTCGCGATCGGCTGGACGCCGTGGAGGAACTGGCCGCCAAGACCACCGAGCGCGGCAAGCTGCGCGACACGCTGAAGTCGATCCAGGACCTCGAGCGGCTGATCTCGCGGATCGCCCTCTCCACCGCCAGCCCGCGCGACCTGGTCGCCCTCGGCCGCTCGCTGGCCGCCGTGCCGCGCCTCGCACTCATGATCACGGAGTGCCAGGCGCCGCTGATCCGCAGCCTGGTCGGCGAGCTCGACGACCTGTCCGACGTGCGGCAATGGGTGGAAGCCGCGATCATGGACGAGCCGCCCGCGCTCGCCCGCGACGGCGGCTTCGTGCGCGACGGCTTCGACCAGGATGTCGACGACCTGCGCACCATCAGCCGGTCCGGCAAGCAGGTGATCGCCGAGATGGAAGCGGGCGAGCGCACGCGCACCGGCATCACTTCGTTGAAGGTCCGCTTCAACCGCGTCTTCGGGTACTACATCGAGATCTCGAAATCGAACCTGCACAACGTGCCGAGCGACTACATCCGCAAGCAGACCATCGCCGGCGGCGAGCGCTACATCACGCCGGCGCTCAAGGAATACGAGGAGAAGGTGCTGGGCGCCGACGAGCGCATCGTGACGCGCGAGCTCGAGATCTTCGAGACGCTGCGCACTCAGGTGTCGGCCGAGGCGCCGCGCGTGCTCGACACCGCCCGCGCCGTCGCCGGGCTCGACGTGCTGGCCGGCCTGGCCGAAACGGCCACCGTCTGCAATTACACCAAGCCACACGTCCACGACGGCGACGAGCTGGTGGCGGTGGACGTGAGACATCCGGTGGTGGAACGCCTCGCCGCCGGCGCGTTCGTGCCCAACGACATCGAGCTGAACGCGACCACGCACCAACTGGTCATCCTCACCGGCCCCAACATGGGCGGCAAGTCCACCTATTTGCGGCAGGTCGCCCTGCTCTGCCTGATGGCGCAGACCGGCTCGTTCGTGCCGGCGCGCGAGGCCAAGCTGTCGCTGATCGATCGCCTCTACGCGCGCGTCGGCGCCTCCGATAACATC from Vicinamibacterales bacterium encodes:
- a CDS encoding YdcH family protein — protein: MAEDLKYRLLETNEEFRELATTHHTLENRLHELEAKHYLSDEEQVEEVSLKKRKLHIKDRMETMLREHRSSSTSASPLPA
- the rimI gene encoding ribosomal protein S18-alanine N-acetyltransferase; this translates as MIVERLSSPADLDGVLAIEDASFNNPTTREWYEAELKRPEVCYIFVLRTPDCPVAAFCAFWRVAEQIHINNLAVLPELRGQGLGSRLLADVMAESARMGAESATLEVRRSNAAALRLYARAGFTEAGVRRNYYTQPVEDALVLVRNPSR
- the mutS gene encoding DNA mismatch repair protein MutS — encoded protein: MSQTPSPGSSVSPSGAQLTPAMRQYFEAKRQYRHALVFFRMGDFYEMFYEDALVASRALDLTLTSRSKDSTGTPVPMCGLPYHAADGYIARLVKKGYSVAICEQIEDPKKAKGLVKRDVVRVVSPGTLTDAAYLDAREPAFLMAVVATADFTKASSDKAGAGGRPAEYGVALVDLSTGEFDVAEYSGVEGLASLRAEVAVLRPREIVVASGHDVRALLPEVAQQAVPVTEIDGWHFELESARQTLLDQLRVSGLEGFGLERRPTAVCAAGALVRYLRDTQKADLAHVRTIRLRQAADGLLIDPTTLKHLEVVESMEGGRAGTLLDEIDRTVTPMGGRLMRAWLLRPLTALEPIRDRLDAVEELAAKTTERGKLRDTLKSIQDLERLISRIALSTASPRDLVALGRSLAAVPRLALMITECQAPLIRSLVGELDDLSDVRQWVEAAIMDEPPALARDGGFVRDGFDQDVDDLRTISRSGKQVIAEMEAGERTRTGITSLKVRFNRVFGYYIEISKSNLHNVPSDYIRKQTIAGGERYITPALKEYEEKVLGADERIVTRELEIFETLRTQVSAEAPRVLDTARAVAGLDVLAGLAETATVCNYTKPHVHDGDELVAVDVRHPVVERLAAGAFVPNDIELNATTHQLVILTGPNMGGKSTYLRQVALLCLMAQTGSFVPAREAKLSLIDRLYARVGASDNIARGQSTFMVEMQETAHILSGATSKSLVVLDEIGRGTATFDGLSIAWAVAEYLATNQRARPKTLFATHYHELTDLADALGGVVNAHVTAREWKDDIIFLHKILPGRSDRSYGIQVARLAGLPATVIARARDILGSLEHDELARGGKPSLSGTPAVPQQQLGLFQAISPADEKLRERIREVDINRTTPIDALQILQELKRSLDD
- a CDS encoding phosphatidylserine decarboxylase, which codes for MFIDRAGLPFIGAAVVLALGAGLWFGRAWSIPFLVLAAFFVFFFRDPDRATPVGANLVVSPADARIMVAGDPAGPGAPPGEWQTISMFLSPLDVHVNRTPVDGTVTRVEYHPGQFLPAYRKEAGQLNEWTEVWFDRPGGPIVARQIVGVLARRIVCRLQVGDRVERGQRFGVMKFGSRMDLFLPLSAKVRVKVGDKVVAGETTLATLES
- the pssA gene encoding CDP-diacylglycerol--serine O-phosphatidyltransferase → MESRHGSPLRLHAFNRSHDRRGIRRGVSLLPSLFTLANLFCGWACVVHAMRGEFITAAPFIGVAVVLDMLDGRIARMTGTTSEFGVQLDSLADLISFGMAPAVLAFQWGLQPLGRMGWAVGFVYLTAAALRLARFNIQTNTDKRYFIGLPSPAAAGLVAATVFYFPEALAAKPQAWLGLVMLLVPAILMVSSIRFQSFKTFDLGMRGGYRLLLLVAAGIALLVTYPHEVLIVLAYSYFISGFVGTLMGKRRSEPATEQGSPDAARHEDAS
- the tsaB gene encoding tRNA (adenosine(37)-N6)-threonylcarbamoyltransferase complex dimerization subunit type 1 TsaB, yielding MAGFPTMVILALDTTTRGGSVAVLRDDQLLALVPGDAARSHSERLPGEMEAALALAGLQRRDLGLLAVATGPGAFTGLRIGLATMQGLAMTLGRPVIGVSALDALAAEAATDGISLVAPWMDAQRGDVFATLLDVSAGRTLAPPLAAHPTSVLEAWRAHIAGRPVVFIGDAVARDAGVITAAGGGHWTLRTPPALAPAIGRLALARAARGEGGLPHQLAPIYVRRPDVEIERERREHP